The nucleotide sequence GGATCATCTGTGACATGATTTCGATttgatgataaatataaaaatttttcttaGATAAACCTCTGTTGCTTATTACttagttaaactctctctctctctctctctctctctctctctctctctctctctctctctctctctctctctctctctctcatctattcttTTCGTTGTTGTCCATGGCCTAGACTACACGAGGGAATTGAAGTGTCGATCCCACTGGATTCTAAATTTATCCAAAATAGTTTCAATTGTTATACTCTTTGCTTGTTGGGTGTTGTCTGAGGTTCTTCTCCGACAAGTTTTTAGTTATTTATGTCTTTGTTTTCGTCCATCAGATACTCCTAGTGATTCacgatactatacatatatatatatatatatatatatatatgtgtgtgtgtgtgtgtgtgtgtgtgtgtgtgcgtgtatatacatatatatgtacatatatacatatatatatatatatatatatatatatatatatatatatgtatatatatacatatatatgcatatatacatatatatatacacacacacacacacatatatatatataaatatatatatatatatatatatatatatatatatatatatatgtatgtatgtatacatgtatataatgtgtgtatatatatctatatatacatgtatatatataaatatatgtatatatatatatatatatatatatatatatatatatatatatatatatatatatatatggaaacttgAAGCTATCTTTTACCTGATTAAGTTTTGGATAAATCAGAAACCTTAAATCTAGCATGGAGAAACTTCATTCAAATGAATGGGTTTGAAACTAGATTATAAACAAAACGAGACTGAAGGATGAAGAAAAAAGGCTTTCAAGTAAAACATAATTTCACTATAGATTTGCGATGGTTTTAATAGAGATTAAAAGAGTAGAGGGAAGAAAATAATGCCTTTTTATTTCATGGAATGTGCATCCTAGTAAGTTACACAACAGGGAATGAATAGCAACATAAATAACGTTGTATAATGTTGTATTAACTTACCagatcaaaatataattttattctcatcattcaatgTCATATTTAATGTCTGAGGTGTGATAAGTCACTCTGAGAATACATGAATAATCTTTAAGAGTGGAATAATGGGATTAATCTTATTTATAGCCAGGTCAATGACAGAATATATTTTTCATGGCCAATGATGTCTTATATTTCTATTTTGCCAAACAGTCTGAACATGCCCATTTATCCAAATATTTTTTGTCATGTCTTTCTAAAAGATTTCTTAAGATTTAAACAGACTTCTAAATTTCCTTGTGATTTTGAGAGGTAGGCAATGGACTAAGGGAGAGCTGGTTTGATTACTACGtaattctttttataatttgaGTAATTGAATTTTTCTATTTATTGTCACATAAATTATTGTTTAGGCaggttttttatcattttcatttatgtatatttacaaaaaaaaaatgcgaaCGTCTTGATATCTTCTACGAAAATTCTATGTTGCTCGTGACAATAAGACACTTCTTTGACACCAACTTTGGCTCATTAAGTGATTTTTCATTACGTTATGCAACAAACTTTATAAAAAGTTATCTGTAAAGATATCCTGACGGAATCCTTATTTCTTTGCTTTGCTTTATGTTTCTGACGAACGTATCAAGGACACTTGATATAGTTATCTTCTCGCTTTATATCCCTCTTACGTAGTAACAGTTGTTTGAACTTGTCTAGAAAAGGTATTTGAAATATTCATAAGGCAAAATTATCCCTATAAAACGAGACGTAACAAAGAATAGTAAATAAAATAGcgaaaataagaatgataatgaaactgccaaagaaaagagaaaaaaaagacaataaggGAAGAGACTGGCTAGAGATAAGACAAATAAATAATACATTGAAAAGACAAATATGACGAATAACTTTCATTAACGGCTGGAAGGGATAAGGTCCAGAAAATATATTGACAATAAAAAGAATCCCCCGTAATTGAGGGAAAAGAATATTTCTTTGTCACAGATACAACTGATCACACAAATCTATCAATTGAGCTTAAGGGGAATCCAAGGTAGTTGTCTTCCACTTTtcccttgcattattattattattattattattattattattattattattattattattattattattgatttagtatcattactattattattatcattattattattattatcataataattatttgtttattattattattattattattattattattattattattattattattattattattattattattattatttgtcatatGTAATTTAATTTGATAACTTATCCTAGAAATATTCATTATCCTTgcgtacatactgtacatgcattaaCTGAAGCAAGCTGTTTTCATAGGAGCTGAAATAAACTAGTCTGAttccataggaaatatttattattttttatctatccATAGATACTAATGAAGAGGTATGAAAGGTTTGGAAAAGACTCTACAGAGTTCATGGTACAATTAAGAAATGTTTGTGTTCCTTGCTTGTCCTGCCATCTTGTGTTAGATTTAAGAGTCTGTGAAGGGAATCGGAGATATGATGCAGAAATGtcgttataataatatatatatatttgtatatgattttCTCTAAGCATTTACTCTATTATAAATAATTCTTCGAAATCAACACACACAGTATAACAAAATACTCGAAAGGAATGTCTTTCCTTTAAACTCAGTAACTATATTATCTACGACTCCGAAAGAGACGCACAAACGATTATGGCGAaacttttttttccccctttttggaGGGGAACTACAAGAGCTGTTCTCTCTCTTCTTCGTTTTCCTCGTCGTCGTAATAGTAGTCCTGCAGgtcatcgtcatcatcgtcgtcgtctaAAAACAAGTCGTCATCGGACCAGTGATTCGATTCCTCCTTGTGGGCTTCCAACGACATTAGAGTCGGAAAGACGTTCTCGCAGATCGAACATCTGGGgataaagacaattttttttaatcttagttTTTGTGGTGGAAAACTGCTTTTCAAATACAGAAGAACAAAGGAAatcaaattttcttttatgttttttttttataaatcatattaaaatgTTTAATAGATAGGAATAGATAAATGGAATGTATATTTGAGTATAGATATCTTGTGATGCTAACATTTTTATCAATGATTTCGAAAGATGAGAGGGACATAAGGTATAGGCCTAAATGTACCTGAATAGATATAAGATTAATGTAATGTATTGTTATATGAATGAACAGATAAGTCGACAGACAAAAAGATATAGAGGGAAATAAATGTAATGCATTGATACAATAGTAAATAAATGGAATTTGGGGACAACAGAGGGGAAAAGGCTACAATTCTTGTAAGACATTTGGCAAGACAACGTGATCTTGGGAAGTCAGAATAGAGGAAGAGTGAAATCAAGGACTTACTACAAAggaaaacaaaaagagaaaataacGATAGGAGACAGGAGGGattttaataacataaataaatcTATAGGTAGAGACTATGATTATTTAAGATAAAGAGCTTGAAATAGACCAGATCAAGATTtgatttatatctaatatataatgcaGAGACTGCAAATTATCCACAAGTAAATGTTGTTGGCAACAAGAAAATGGGGATGAACCAAAAATATTTGCTAACTGTTTGTTAATAAGCATTGATTCCTAAGGAGAATGATTGAAAACAACAATTTTGTGGGTATGTTCCTTAAATAATTAAAACAAGTAATCATATAAtccttaaagagaaaagaaatggTTAGTTGACCTAGTCATAGAAATGTTCGTGAGAAAAGAATTAGAaattaagaaaaatgtaaaatgttaACTAGTCTTCTGGAAATGTTCCTTACAAAAGGAAAATGGTATTTTAACCGAAAAAATGTCAGGTTTATGTCAATGATAAAAAGGAGATTATTATAAATAGTAACAGATTAAAAATTTGCATATTGCagcattattttcttattattttctttagaaaaaatattCAGGATACTGTAATACAGACTAGAAATGTATTTGACTATATTTTCATCACAAGATGAAAATTACTTTATAATAAATGATACAAATTATGTGAAACTTCATtgaaatacaaaatcaaaataatattaaatccAATGTGCCAAAAAATGATTACGTTATTATATTAACAGATTATTTTCCAAAACTACTGTGTCTATAGCACATTCAATACATATTCTCATATTCCTGAACACTCACACTTACAAAATATAGTAGCATGTGATTAGGTGTACATTCTTCCATACACACCTTTTAAAACAAACCAacaacacaaataaatacacacacgcatggtATGTACCCATGAATTTATACTTACATCACTAAAATACATCGGGTTTTTAAATTTaagtttttcataattatattgaccCTCTTGTCTTATCTTTCTTAAGTAGCTGGTGATATAAAACAATGTAGTGAGAATGTAATACGAAAAACACCTgcaaaaaaaggaaatgatgacACCTGTATTCGTGATTAAGAATATCCtcttataattatattcatttgtTCATTTTAATATACTATCAAGAATCAAAATTTGATAAACTAAAATCCTTCTATTCTCGGAAATGGCTTAACCTCTTTTAAACATTTCTCCATCCTTCATGAACTTAGCGTAATCTTGTTTCTCAAAACATCTTTGAAACCCTGCCTGAAGTCCTCCTTGGGCAGGTCTTGTAAACCACCTGAAAGCGCACTCGAAGCGAACCGTTCCCTGTTAATTTCCCCTCAGCAAACGTTAACCTCTTTGTTTACACGCCGAGATGTTCATCGGGTTTCGATAAGCATCATTTCTTTCTCCTCATCCTTCTCTTCTAACTAGAAgctcttcaacctcctcctcctcctcctcatcctcctcctctgccTCTTCTCAACCTCCTCGAAACTCTTCTTTCAGTCCTTAATTAATTTCCTTTGTTGTAGAAGCGTCGGCAGGATTACCCAACGCACTTCAAGATATCCAAATTGAGAAGACAGGAAACTTTGGGTAAGAGAACAGAGCAAAACTGAAAGGGGCTGGAAATAGGAAACACTATtgggaaaattaagaaaattagttCCGTCTCAAATGGAAATTGTTTTAgaaaccagatctctctctctctctctctctctctctcctctctctctctctctctctcaatatcattgTAATATCTCCTGAAATGCCCTTTTTCTCACTCAATACTGATCCACTGTCTTTGTTCGCTAATTCTATCTCTCAGTTTTGATAATTTGATTCTGTAAacacatctcctctctctctctcttctctctctctctctctctctctcctctcctctctctctctctctctctctctttaattttgcGATTTATTGATCTGCCAATTCTGGGGGTGGATATATAATCCTTCGTTTTAGCCTTTTTCGcaagcctcctctctctctctctctctctctctctctctctctctctctcctctctctctctctctctctcccacttttCGTCTCTTTAATTTTGCGATTTATTGATCAGCCAATCTTATCTGAGGGTGGATATTTAATCCTCCATTTTTGTCTTTTtcgtaagcctctctctctctctctctctctctctctctctctctctctctctctctctctctctctctcttcacttttcGTCTCTTTAATTTTGCGATTTATTGATCAGCCAATCTTATCTGAGGGTGGATATTTAATCCTCCATTTTTGTCTTTTtcgtaagcctctctctctctctctctctctctctctctctctctctctctctctctctctctctctctctcttcacttttcGTCTCTTTAATTTTGCGTTATATTGATCTGCCAATTTTATCTAAGGGTGGATAAATAATCCTCCATTTTTGCCTTTTtcgcaagtatctctctctctctctcctctctctctctctctctctctctctctctctctctctctctctctcctctctctcctcttcactTTTCGTCTCTTTAATTTTGCGATTTATTGATCAGCCAATCTTATCTGAGGGTGGATATTTAATCCTCCATTTTTGTCTTTTtcgtaagcctctctctctctctctctctctctctctctctcctctctctctctctctctctctctctcttcacttttcGTCTCTTTAATTTTGCGTTATATTGATCTGCCAATTTTATCTAAGGGTGGATAAATAATCCTCCATTTTTGCCTTTTtcgcaagtatctctctctctctctctctctctctctctcctctctctctcctctctcttctctctctctgttcagatgtgtacttttttcattttatcttcttcCCTTTGTTGACAAAACTCACAACCCCAAAGGGCAGTATATTTCACTCGCGCTTTATTTGTTTTCTCCATTTGCTTTTCTCGCCATTTAGTAGATGTTCACTTCCCcctctgtaaaaaaaaagaaatagaggtAAACAAAACACAATCATAATTACATGGGTTCCGGAGGGAGCTTAAAGATCTCTAAAAATAAAAGACTGAGTAAGCAATTGAAGAGGATATTTCCTTATGGCCGGAtacttttagaaaaagaaaatatatcttttggGGTATTGTTTCAGATTTCATACTCTCTTGAGAGGCGAgactaatgaaaatataaatatttcgcTTATGACACGACATTCAATTAGCGAAATGCTTCCTCATAGTGTACTGACGCATTTTCATTAGCTCACCTCTCTTTCTATTTGCTACCTTGGCTCATTGTTACCCATTGGCATTCCCAACAGACGCATTAGTCCATTTCAATCCGGTAATGTGAATTTCCAAAGTAAATCCGTGCATGTAAACTGGCAAGGGAGTTATTCTCACTAAGAAATTATTAATCTGATTTCCCAACTACATTTGTCCCATTCGTAAGAGTACTTAGAACGGGCTTATTGTGACAGTGGAGTAGTAGTTGTCTGTTTACAATAGCCTTGAAGAAAGCAAAGACGTTTATTTGAGACAGTTTTCAATTCGCAGTTGACACCATAGGATATCTTTAGTTGTGAGACGCTCGGGCATTGATTTGTAAGACCGCATAAATGATGGCAGGGGGTTGCCTTTAGCATTTACAATATTACTCAGAGAACGCGTTAACATTGTACAGAAGAGTAGCATGTTATCACTTGCAAAATCGCATTGACGCAGATTTAAAAAATTAACCTATTTGATGTGGCAGCGTTTGGCTGCAAGAATATACAGAATGTAGTAGGTGTTACAACCTCTCATTTATATATAGTAGGAATAAGCaatgtaaagaaaaataagtatttttctttacTTGGAATGTCATTCATAAAAGTGGCAACGCTGCATTTAGATATTTGTAACGCTGTTTAGAGATGGTGACACGGTGGTATTTTAACATTTCAAGATGTAAGATGTGGCAGAAGCTTCTCTCGTACGACGTTTGTGGGTGAAAATGGTGACGAGGTACGACCGGGGCTTTCACTTCCTCAGTTTGTCTTATTTATTATGGATGTGGACCCATCTGAGGGAAAAAAagagtgaaagaaagaaaaaaaaactgttggtcGTCCTCCGCCCATTCCGTGTCCTTTGCGTTTGAAGACTCGTGTCATGGTCACTGGCTCCCCGATGTTCATCACCTTCTCCGGCCATTGTAGTGACAAGGTTGACGTCGACTTCTGGAATGGAACGCCCTGacttcataaaaaaagaagaaaaatacacaGGCAGCAACTTCTCCTTAAAGTATGAATTTGGTGAGACTGGTACGAAGCtctcttctttttcattttgaCATTTTTCTTCATACGCTGCTGGCATTAATCATTTTTCAACCATGTAAATATTGTTTTGATAAATTGCCAGGTTTAGAGCTGTATGTATGATatcacttttaaattttttttttttttttaaatattaaatattttttcagaAAGTTGGatgatgagtttttttttcattaattttcttttccatgttCGTTCTCAGTTTTGGAACTTTATGGTTTAGCTTTAAATCACATTCATCCATTTCAATCGATTTTCAAAACATAGGAGATGAAAGTTTTTGTCAATTCGACGATGTATATGAAATGAGTGCTTAACTTGATAGAAGGATAACTTAGAAAATCAAACCAGAAACATTTGCAAATATTTCTCATATGTAAATTTCTTGGGGCCTTCGTATCGATCAAGGAAAATAATACCAGGCTTGATAAGTACTTGGATGGGTAACCAACAAATAAAAATAGActcgtgtgcgtgcgtgtatgtctgATATGCGAgtcgaagcttttttttttcttttcctttattcctttgtGCTTTAAGCCCTTTTACaatgtaaagaagaaaatattcattaCAAGGTTTCCTTTGCAATTCTCCCAGAGGCGTCTCTTACTCCAACTTCAATTCTTATTTACATTTCCTCCgtaatttttctcattctttttccTTTTCGTTCCTGACTCGATATATTCCAGCTCTTTTTTTTTCCATCGCAGAATGTAATTTCCGTCCaatttttcctctctttcttcttcgATTGGACTTTTCTGTACTTAGGCCACGTGGCTATAAGCTACttgttattaaatgttttttttctctctctctctctctctctctctctctctctctctctctctctctctctctctctctctctctcacacaaaaagaCATCATACATTTAATATAGATCAGTGTTATGTTGATTGtcgaacacacacaaacaaacaaacatcatACATTTAATATACACCAGTGTTATGTTGATTGTcaaacactcacaaacaaacaatcatcatacatttaatatataccAGTGTTATGTTGATTGTCAAACAAAACACAGACATAAAAGACAGTTTCCAATTCAACCTACCCATAGTGTCTCTTCCTAGTTTGATGTGAAGCTAAAAGTCTCGTAGTGGGGAATGCTCGGTCACAAACGTTGCAGGTGCGGGCCTCATCGTCATCTGTGGAGATTATAGATAAGGTTCAGACATGCTCGGTATCATTTAATGCAGTGTTGATGATgcaaaattcctttaaaaaaatattatagtaTTCATTGACTCCAACGAAATTGTATAAAGAAGATGTAGCCTATTATTGTTACACTAGTAAATTTATCTTTGTTTAACAATTGTTAATCAATAGTCACATTTTTCCCATAATTATGATCAGAAAAGTTTAAATGATGAGTTAGCATGGATAAATAAATACTCTTCTCAAAATCTCTATGAATTCGAAGTCTGGTAGTAGGCTACTATTTAGTATTGCTATTATGTATAATTACCACAATGCAACAACGTACATCCTTGATGACAGGCATAGTTTTACTACCATACCTAGTTTATGTGGAACATCCAACAGAATATAGTGGACGATTGTTTCATTGGTAATCTTTATAAGTTCGTTTATGTTTCGAATCAAGGACAAACTCTGGTTTATTGGTGACTGTCGATATGCTTCGAGAGTTTATGCTTCCACTGGAAAGGAATATAATCTAACAATAAAAAAACCCCCGTTCTGTTATACTTCAAgagcataaatggtgggctaccctcaaatctgcactgtCACTTACTCTCCAAAATAAAACTCAGGTatccttttggctgatatgtttggcAGTAAACTGAGCAAAGAGAAATTCTATCTgtatcattcctgttttcctgaagctatagtaactaatttagcttttcggttCCGTCAAATTAAAACGAGTTTGATGGACCTTGGGGTGTGAATCCaaattgttttccttttatttatatttttataaaaatatctgAGTTTTCAGCTCtgaaattgtttattattttttttaagttagtaAGAAGATATTCCTTTTGCAATTGTTAAAGCGTTGGTATTGTTACTCCATTGGCTAAATGTGTTTTGGGTACATCTGGACCTACTGATTACAacccaatttccataatttccatattatctaaaaaatttgaacgtcttatggcaaaacgtccaAATAGGtgtgctgaaagtaatcatctatttcctattTGCAGtttagctttcgtaaaggccttgaagcatatgATGATCTTCTTAACATTTCCATCACCGTTCGAACctagattatggtcaggaagttcgtatgtgtGGCCTTGATGTTCGTGCTGCCTTAGATAGTGTTAATCATGTGACCTTTGTTTTAAAACCCTATCAGATGGGAATAGGTGGGTATTTCTTAgcaacattattgaatttttaagtaacagattggAGAGAGTAGTTTTTGATGGATACCATAGATATAGGAAATTGGCGTTCCTCATGGTAGTGTCCTGAaactattacttttcataatatatactgtatttgcatatataaaacAAGTTTGTTGTATATGCAcgtgcagatgatgttactctttttgtaTCAATTCTAACTCCTAATTGTAGACTTATGGTTGTTTAATagacatctagctaaaattaggatatggtgcaaattatagggtataaAGTTAAACCCtaaaaatctcaaagtatgataGGACATTGATCGATCAAAATCCAGGTATTTGTATTGGCAATGTCTCTTTACCCATATgcaattcatttaaaattctaaatgcgattcttgattgcaaatttatttttgagacacATTCGGTtcctttcttcttcaattgcacaagaaaattgcctattgagaaagtcttttaagatttccgacGATCACTTTtatcctgatgagagagagagagagagagagagagagagagagagagagagagagagagagagagagagagagagggagaattaaACTTTCATCCGATGATCATATAAGTGAAAGATATATTAAACCTCGCGAGACTTTTCTCAGGTAAATAACCACTTAGCAACTTTTCCAAGATTGCGGGATTGAAGACTTTGAAATGTCGGTAAGAGTTATTCGAACGGTGGGATCCATCAACTTTCCCCGGTTTTCATTTTTTTCGTCATAATTCTTCGAACGAAAATGGAAGTTCTTATATTACTATACCCTAAGGATGAaagtcatgtgatatttcattttgtttacacaTACCGTACGTgtggtgtatgcatatatatacatatacacacatatatatatatatatatatatatgtatatatgtatatatatatatacatacatacatatatatacatgtatacaaagacacacacatatatgtatatatatatatatatatatatatatatatatatatatatatatatatatatatataggcctatatatattgtatatatatatatatatatatatatatatatatatatatacatgtatacatatatatgtatatatgtgtgtatatgtatatatatatatgtatatatatgtatatatgtatatatatatgtatatatatatgtatatatgtaaacatgtatatatatgtatatatatatatatatatatatatatatatatatatatatatgtatacagtatatgtttaagttgtatatatgattgtgtatagaCATATTATTATTGTCACCTACTTATTATTGCTTTTATGAAAACCAGTAAAATAACAACTATTATTTACCAAACCAACTATTGGGTCAGCAGAGGCTCTATAATATATGCTTGCTTCACAGACGGTCGGGTAAGCTTTGAATAAATTTTGTCATAAGTAGGCCAAGATGTAGGTAATCGACGGACGAGCAATCAAGATCGGGTTCTTCACTGCAGTCCATGACTAGAAAGTGAACCATCAGGTCCGTAGTGAAAGATTTTCTCTTCCAAAACGTTAAACAATCAGGTAAACTATCCCTTTCATAGATTACCATGTTGATTGCAGTAAACAGGCAGTCTTTGCCCAGTCTTCCAAACACACACTTCTGATGGCTTTGCCTCACATGTTCTTTGACCATTACTTATCTTAATCTAAAATAatggtatattatttttttttctattcttccatCATTCCTTGTTACATCACATTAATTCTCCATTTTCCTGTTTTCCAACGAATATAACAACCCTACCCTTGTTCACATTAAATATCATCTTCATTCTTTTACCAATATTTCTAAGCTCTCTCACTAACCTCTCTAGATTCATTTCCCTATCGTAAGTCTGTattgtatcatctgcaaacattgACTATTGCATACTTCATTCAAATTCCATTTTCTTATTCCTCAACCTTTCACCTACTTTCATTTGTTTAACCTCCAACATCACACCATTAAACAAATTTTGAGACAAGAAACATCCTTCTCtcagacacttttttttttacactaaaccAGTCACGCTCTAATATTTATTATTGAAACAcactttattctaaaaaaaaacatccaatcaCTCTCAATAACTAATTCTATTTTCCCTAGAACATCAATAACGCTCGCATAGCCTCTATCAATCTTGTCAAACTTCTGTAAGCCTGTGATGTCACACACAGCTTTATACCGTTGTTTTCAAATGCatcctatagttttttttatagccaacagttgatacacacacactctaCATTGTGTAAACAGTCATCTTTGTTACTTTCCTAATCCAAGTAATATCTTTGTACTCAAGGAATATTTTTTGATGTCTCAGGGCTTTCATTACATTTATGCAAAGGAACATTTATTCTTAGTATCTATTCCTTTGGATCCTTTCCCTCATCCAGTCATACCATACACCCCTGGTCAGCCACACAGCCACACTTTCACTACTATACTGCATTGCATCTCTGGTAATCACATCAACAGTTGAGTTTGTTTATTCTTCAACCTCTTAACTTCCCTGTTTTAGTTCTTATGAGTTATTTTGACAAGAATTTTGCAACTTA is from Palaemon carinicauda isolate YSFRI2023 chromosome 13, ASM3689809v2, whole genome shotgun sequence and encodes:
- the LOC137651997 gene encoding uncharacterized protein — encoded protein: MTPSTDMEVTSTGSASVVESSSDYDHCMSQSDSDDSDVDDDDDDDDDDDDDEDDEDDDDEARTCNVCDRAFPTTRLLASHQTRKRHYGCSICENVFPTLMSLEAHKEESNHWSDDDLFLDDDDDDDDLQDYYYDDEENEEEREQLL